Part of the Aquimarina sp. TRL1 genome, TAAGAAGTATCCTCTCTCAGAAAAAGGTTACGAGGTATTTCTATACGTATCTGGTTATTTATTCCTTCTGGCAGCCCTCTAAAGGTTCAATCAGAATAGGTTCTGAGCTATATGAAGCTAGGATATTACATAAGAAACGGGAAGGTTTTCTTCCCGTTTTTATATGTTATGTGTCATCGTATTGATTCCATCTATAAATTACTAATTGAGCGCTTGGTGATAAAGATCAAATACAGAGTAGCTGCAATGACAATTGTATATGTCAATCCTTCTTTTCCTATAAGATCCATACTGCTTCCTATAATACAAACCCCTAAAAATCCTCCCAGTGCATCCATAAAAACAAAGGAAGCATTGGCTGATATCTGATCTTCTTTCCTAAAGACCTTACCGATATAACCTAAACCGGTGGCGTAAATTCCTCCCATACATCCTCCCCAGATAATCAGCATAATCAGTGCCACTCCCAAACTGGCATATACAGCCAGAGCCAGAAACACCGCACAGATTACGGAGATAAATACACAAGCATATATAATGCGAATACGATCGATAAATACAGATAAGGAACTGACTAAAGTTCCAATACTGACACTCCCAATCATAAACATGGTCACTAATAAGGAGGACTCGCTGTAAGATAAACCATTCGCTACACCATAGATGGTTAAAAAAGAAGGCAATCCAAAAAAGCAAACGCCCCCCAAAAGTGCTGACAGCATTACGATTTTGGCATATTTAAAAATAAATCCGAGACGGATGGTGGTATCCGTATGAATGCTTGGTTTTTGCCGAATCCCAATCAGCAAAAAAATCGGAATAACCGGAAGCATGCTATTGAGAAGGAAACGTACATTCATATCATCTATAAATTGTAATACTACCGGACCAGAGGCTATCCCTAATGATAAGGATGCTGAATAAAGTCCCAGAAAAAGTCCTTTTAACTTTCCTTTTGCCATCAGGTTTAACCAGGTCTGTATTACAACTAACAACATACTAGTTGTCAATCCATACATAAAAACCCCTAACAACCATCCTATAAAGCTTTCATTCATTCCCAGAAAATAGATACAAAACATCCGAATCATAGAGGCGCCAACAATTGTTTGAGTAATCCCTAATTTTCGTACAGCCAGAGACACATGCTTAAACAAAAGGATGGTGGCTAAAATCTCAAAAGACATCACAATTCCTATCCATGTGGTCGTATAGTTTTGTGCCTGCATGGTCAAAGGAAAAATAATATAGTTTATACCCGAGCTTACCTGAACACAGAAGGTGGATATGATAATAATTACAGGAATAATTCTACCAGACATAAGATTATTTTTAAAAAAAGGGTTATTCTTTGTGTTTTTCCAAATGCATTTGCAGTACGATTCCCGAAACATCAGATGCTGTTAATGGAATGACGACCATATGATATCGTCCTAGTTGATTTATTAGGGTGGCTAGATCAAACTCCCGGGCATTGCTATGACTGTTGCTATCAATAGCGGGGTGATGGTAATTTCTAAAATATGCCGCAAAGTTTTCTGTATACCTTCCTTCAATACGACAGTTTAGCTTGATATGGGTAATATCTTCTTCTATCATACCTATTTTCATCCGTATCGTATTAGAACAGCCATTATCGGCTACAAAGGCAATGAGCTTCGCTACTAATTCCTGACAATAGATAACGGAAGGACCGTATACCCTACTCGGCATTTTTGTTTCCTGACTGATCTCTAATACTATCTGTCGTGTACTCATTTCTAATACAAGACCTGAAAACAAGTCATCGAGATCAAAATTCTCATACCCGATTAATACAGCGGCTTGCTCCTGCTTACTCTCTTTATAGGCTATTACATGGGTAATCCAGTTGTACAATTGTTTTTGATACTTCTCCTTTTGGACTCCTCTATACAACAACCTATTATTGATTTTCTTTAGTACTGCTATACTTTCTGAATTCGCTTCTCGTATCGTATGATGTAACTGGTCCACTGTCTGAATATACAGTTGACTATTATCAAGAGTTTTCTGTGTATGCTTACGAATATACAAGATTAACAACCCTATGATTAATCCTATAAAAAGAATAATGACTGCAGACTTTTCGAATGCAATATTAATAGGTTCCAAACGCTTGTAAAAGTTATTTAATTCCAGATCCATTCCCAATACACCTACAAAAGTGCCTTTAGAATCATAAAATGGCGCGTATCCACTGATAAAAATCCCCCATTCATCCTGATAGGCATTCGAAACAGTTGTGGTTTGTTCTTTTAGGGCTGTCAATAACTCCGGAGCAGGATCTGTATACGGGTCCATTAGAGCTGGTGCCTGATCCGGTACCCCATCATTATCATTATCATCCTGCGGACTGGGGTTCAGTACAAAATACACCTCATCATCCCTAAGTACCGTGGTATATATATAGCGGATGTCTTTAGACGCTGCTCGAATCTTTTCCAGCGGATCATTATGTGCTATAAACAGACTATCGCTTCTGTCAGTGTGTTTATTAAATAATTGGTGTTTATCTCCGTCAATGGTAGTAGCTGCTGCTTCTACATTTGATTTTAGTCCGATTTTGATCTCTGCTTCTAAAGCTTCAATAGATTTCAGGTAGGTAAGGTAAGTAGAGAAAAAGATGAGTACTACTACGATAAAAGCAGTTGTAATTGCTTCTGTTTTGGGTCTGATATGGGCCATTATTTTATGCGTATTCATAGGATTCGTTTTTTAATATAAAAATGCAATAGCTTGTAGTATCGTAAGCACAAAAAATGCAATGGGGAATATATAGCGACAGTAGCGCATCAGATTTTTATACGATGCCTTGGATTTTTTCTTCAGGATAGAGTTCCCTATGACAATCATTACCAGATTGATGAATATGCTCAGATACCCCAGAGTAATCAGTGATTCTATAAAGGTTCTATACGGCAAATTAGGCAGTATACTCGAGGCATTGAAGTTAAAAGCTACCAGAGTTAACATCAGGGTAAAACTGGTCGCTAGTTGATCAGACATACTTTTAATCCAGAAAACAGACCACGATATACTGATAATAAGAAATAATGGAAAAATGAACTGCCAAAAATAATAGACTACCGAGCGCGTAGCTGTAATTTCTATATTATATCTGGAAAAACTAATAGGATCTTTTTCATTTAAATGAGAATATTTATGGGCACTGATAAATGCTTTTTTATCTGTGATCTTCCATTCTTCGGTGATCTCACCTTGCGTATAATACAGCTCCGGGGTTACTTCTGAAAAGAAAAGAGTATTAGTATCATAGGAGAAGCCCTCTAACTGTACGACAAATTTCTGGCTGTCAAAAGGAAATTTCCTAAAGTTCATCTCTGTCGTAAAAACCGCATTAAACCGTTCATTATATGTGATTTTCCCATTGGGATGAATGATAATCTGTTTATTGGATACATTGCGGTTTCCGATTACATTAATAAACTCAAATGCAGGGATCCATATCAACTTTCCAATAATCTCATCAGCATTGTTATTTTCATAAATTCGTATATCCTGAGCAGCTTTATCAAAAGCATCATTATACCAGCTTGCTACAAAATATCCATCAACACTATAGGTTTCGTCTACGGTATTAATCCCATAAATCTTATTCACCTGTATCTTGACATCCATCGCTACCGGCGTTTTTGGAATACCCGCTAACTCAGGATGCGTTATTAATCCGTCTGCATCATCCGGCTTATCATTTCCATAAACAGTCAATATACCAAACAATAAAACCGAAAACCACACGAAACAGCTCCGTACTATATGATCAAGTAGTGTATTCATTTTTTACGATTTTATAACATTCTTCCAGATCTTCTACTAATCGAAAAATCATCTCCAGTGTCATATCTTTTCTGATGACAATTCGCATCACCGTATCTTCTAATTCCCCAGAGAGTTTATAATAGGGTAACATCCACTTTCGCTTTCTTAATAACTCAGTATAGATCACTAAAGGGAAAGAGGGTTCTTCTGTAAACTTAAATGCTACTATGGGTAAGGTACTTTCTGACACCAGTTGCAGGAAATTGCATTTTTGAATGGCTTCTGTCAGAATCTCGGCATTCCACAAACAGTTTTCTATAATATTCTTATACCCATTCATTCCATAATGCAAAAAGCAGAATTGCTGGGCTATAATCAGGGAAGATGAACGGGAAAAGCTTACCGTAAAAGATTTTGATACCCCATAGAGGTATTCTGCAGTAGTTTTTAATTCTTCGGGGAAACAGTTTTGGTCTCTAAACAAAAGCCATCCCAAGCCGGGATATACCAAACCGTACTTATGTCCGGAAAGGTTTATCGACTTTACAAGGGGTAACCTGAAGTCCCATCGTACTTTTTGCAAATGTGCTACAAATGGATATACAAACCCTCCGATGGCTGCATCTACATGAATTCCTACATCCCATCCGTATTGCGTATTAACTGCTTCCAGCATCTCATTGATTTGTACAATCGGGTCACAAAATCCTACATAGGTGCATCCCAGAACTGCCACTACTCCTATGGTATTTTCATCAATAGAGGCTCTCACGGCTTCTATCGGGTATTCATTAACAATATGAAGGGGGACTTCCCTAACCTGGATATCTAAAAACCGGGCAGATTTATGCCAAGATATATGTGCATTGCTACAGAGCACCAAATTAGGATCTCCTTGATTTCCATTTTGTTTCCATCTCCATTTAGCAGCCAGTAACGCCATAAAAATCGCTTCAGAAGAGCCTGTGGTAGAACTTCCGCAAATATCATTCTCATCGGGTACATGTAATAAATTCCCTATAATTTTAACCAGACGTTCATGAATAATGGTCGTTTGTGAATACTCATTTTTATTAATCATATTCTTTCCCAGAGTGAGTTGTATAAGTAACTTTGCCTCAGCAGGCATTTCTATAGCTGTATAACTTCCCAGATCATAATTAGGCAATCCATCTTTTTCTAATTCTTTTGATATTCGTTCCAGTGCTTCATAGGCAGGGATTCCTTCCTGAAGCACATGTATTTTTTCATAAGGCGTGTTATTATTTTGCATAGATCAAACAAGGTTAAGTTAGGTTATGATGTTAATTACTGTAAACTCAGGTTGCATCCTGCCTGATAATGAGTGGTCTTTTCTGCAATGATATAGGTGGTTCCTAAAGAAAAAGAAACAACTGCCTTTTTATGCAATGTTGTATGTGCTGCTAATCTCAGCGTAGCATCTCTAAACCCATCAGTAGCTGGTATCCCCTCAATAGATACAGTATTACTGCGATAGGCTACACTTCCACTCAAATCTATATATTTCCCTTTCTTTTTGAAGAGTGTTTCGTTTACCGTAAGAATGGTATAGATCTCTTCTTTATTATTAACATAAATCTGTAGGTATGGATTGAGGTATTTCGTATAACCGATCCCTGCTGTAACTTCATAAAAATTGGTATTGTACTCCACTCCCAAAGCACTATCAGCAGGCGCATAATAATACACCCCACCGATGGAAAAAGAAATGTTTCTGGCGATTTCATTTTGATAACTCATCGTAACTGAGGTTTCCAGATTATGGGTAGTAGACTTTACTCCAAAACTCGTCCAGATATTAAGTGATAATCCGGTATCATATAATGTATAGGTAGTACTGGGCTGTATGGCTTCATAATCTGTTACAATATCCCTCCATATATAATTAGACGTTACATATAGCTGAAAATCCAATACACTGGGGGGTTCTTTTGTCGGGGTATCTGATATTTTTGATATCATGGGGGTTTCTTTTGGGATTTCAATAGGGATAGTGTCCTGCCCCATCAATACGGAAGGACAAGCTACCCACAAAAGAAAATAACTTAGGTAGGTTGGTTTATTCATGACCATGGTTTTAATCGTTTATTTCGTTGTTTTTTTGCGGTTGTGGAGTTGGGAACATGCTTCTTTTACTGTAGCAGTTTCATATCATACACAGGTACACTACTCAGCGAAATACATGGTGTGTATACATACTGTTACGGATAGACAACAATGAAGTGATACTGTAAGAAACAAAGGATATTTTATTGATTTTCAAAAGATATACAATCTCCTTCCTAACCAGGTATCTGAGCTCGCAGGGCTTTCTCATACCCCTCGATCAACTTATTCAACCCTTCTGTATTTTCCTGAGGTTTGATGACTAAATCTAACTTTGCTGAAGGTTGTTTGGTACTGGTATTCCACTCTGAATTTTCTGCTGATTTATTACTAAAGCTTACCAGGAGCTCATCATTCTCAATAGCAATATCTAAGTTGGTCGTGAATCTTAATTCTTCAATTCTGGCAGATGAAATAGGCACCACTGTCAGCAAAGGAACTTCTACAATATGCTCGGATACGGTACCGTCTGTGGTTGTCCTGGGGTAATTAATACTTACTGTTTTGGCGGTATATCGTTCTGTTTCTTCATCCTGATCAAAAAAATCATTGATGACCTGATCTTGAGAGTTTGCTAAGGTCGCATTGGCGATCTCAGCTGCATCATTGATAGCTTCTACTAGTTTCTTTAATTTAATCATGGTGCAGTTTTAAATGAGTTTTTCTTTATTTTATCGAATTCTTCCATGGAGGAGGCTACAGTATCCTTACTCTCCCGGGATAACTTTATACTTGCATTACACCCACTACAGGTAAATCCTTTCCCCTGCAACAGGATGTGTACATCAAAGGGTATAGGGGTTCCGCAATTCGGACAATTGATACGTTGTTCAAACATGATATTTCTTGGTTTTATTTATTGGCTGTTATTGCTTTTCGCTCCAATGAACTCGAGCTGATATTCTTGGTATATAAGTCTAATAATGCTGTAAATCCTACTGGTAAGGGTAAGGTTCCTGCATTCATCTCTACAGACAACTTTGATGCATTGCGCCTTTGATATTGATTTTGTTCTTTAGTACTCGAGTCATAGCTCACAGCACCTTTTAGCTGTGCTTCATCTTTCCCCTTTTCCCCTTTTTTAGTAGTTGTAACAGATTCATCATTTTGGGATATGATTTCCAAATCAAATTTTACATTGACTTCTTTTACCGACAATGAATTAAACGGAATCAATGTCAGTAATGGAACCTGAAATGTAGAGGTAACTTGTTCCATTTTGGGCGTTCCTTTCTCTTCCTTATCTGACAAAAGTGTATTCTTAGTGATGGTCATGCTAATCATTTTGGGATGATATACATCTTCTCCAAACCCATCATCATTCTCCACATCAAAACAAGTATCCATCAAAAAAGCAGTTTGTTTTTTAGCCATAGCAGCATTAGCACTGGCTGCAGCTACAAATGGAGCCGCTAATAATTGCTCTATTGCAATCCCCTGACTATTATTTGGTGTTTTCTTTGCCATATGATTTATGTGTTAATATGTTGAGAAAAGAGGCACGGTTCCCACCGAACCTCTTTTACACAGCTATGATTATGCTTTAGTAGCAGGTAATTCAATCGGTTCAATAGCATTAGAAAACGCCTGAATGATGGTCGTAACCCCTTTAGGTAATGGCAACTGACCTGCATGTACACCTACTGTATACTTGGCAGAGTTGCTCTTCTCGTAGTGAGAGTTTCTGGATTTGGTATCTTCACTAGAGTAACTGGCAGATCCCTGAATTGTAGCAGAGAAACATCCATATCCTACTTTAGCTTCGAAACTTACTTCTCCTGATTTTTTCTGAGTAGAAGACTCTGACTCTTCTTCTCCATAACTAGATTTCACTTCCATTTCGAACCCTATATCTACCGTTTCCACTGCTAATGAGTTTAATGGAATAATCGTTAGTATTGGCAAATTGAACTTGGTTACCACAGTATCAACTTGTGCCGGCGTATCTACTGTACCATCTTCCTTTAATACAGCAGGAGTTAATACCCCTCGTTCCAATTCCATACTGATCATAATGGGCTTGTAATTATCCCCATCTTTTTCTTTTGAGAAACACGTATCCAATAAAAATTTGGTTTGTGTTAATGCCATGTTCGCATTTGCTTTTGCAGCTGCATTCAACGGTCCTCCTATTAAGGAATCCATAGGTAACCCGGAAAATTGCTGCGCCATAGAGACTAAGTTCT contains:
- a CDS encoding DUF2589 domain-containing protein → MSKNLVSMAQQFSGLPMDSLIGGPLNAAAKANANMALTQTKFLLDTCFSKEKDGDNYKPIMISMELERGVLTPAVLKEDGTVDTPAQVDTVVTKFNLPILTIIPLNSLAVETVDIGFEMEVKSSYGEEESESSTQKKSGEVSFEAKVGYGCFSATIQGSASYSSEDTKSRNSHYEKSNSAKYTVGVHAGQLPLPKGVTTIIQAFSNAIEPIELPATKA
- a CDS encoding glutamate decarboxylase → MQNNNTPYEKIHVLQEGIPAYEALERISKELEKDGLPNYDLGSYTAIEMPAEAKLLIQLTLGKNMINKNEYSQTTIIHERLVKIIGNLLHVPDENDICGSSTTGSSEAIFMALLAAKWRWKQNGNQGDPNLVLCSNAHISWHKSARFLDIQVREVPLHIVNEYPIEAVRASIDENTIGVVAVLGCTYVGFCDPIVQINEMLEAVNTQYGWDVGIHVDAAIGGFVYPFVAHLQKVRWDFRLPLVKSINLSGHKYGLVYPGLGWLLFRDQNCFPEELKTTAEYLYGVSKSFTVSFSRSSSLIIAQQFCFLHYGMNGYKNIIENCLWNAEILTEAIQKCNFLQLVSESTLPIVAFKFTEEPSFPLVIYTELLRKRKWMLPYYKLSGELEDTVMRIVIRKDMTLEMIFRLVEDLEECYKIVKNEYTT
- a CDS encoding MFS transporter — encoded protein: MSGRIIPVIIIISTFCVQVSSGINYIIFPLTMQAQNYTTTWIGIVMSFEILATILLFKHVSLAVRKLGITQTIVGASMIRMFCIYFLGMNESFIGWLLGVFMYGLTTSMLLVVIQTWLNLMAKGKLKGLFLGLYSASLSLGIASGPVVLQFIDDMNVRFLLNSMLPVIPIFLLIGIRQKPSIHTDTTIRLGFIFKYAKIVMLSALLGGVCFFGLPSFLTIYGVANGLSYSESSLLVTMFMIGSVSIGTLVSSLSVFIDRIRIIYACVFISVICAVFLALAVYASLGVALIMLIIWGGCMGGIYATGLGYIGKVFRKEDQISANASFVFMDALGGFLGVCIIGSSMDLIGKEGLTYTIVIAATLYLIFITKRSISNL
- a CDS encoding PDC sensor domain-containing protein; amino-acid sequence: MNTHKIMAHIRPKTEAITTAFIVVVLIFFSTYLTYLKSIEALEAEIKIGLKSNVEAAATTIDGDKHQLFNKHTDRSDSLFIAHNDPLEKIRAASKDIRYIYTTVLRDDEVYFVLNPSPQDDNDNDGVPDQAPALMDPYTDPAPELLTALKEQTTTVSNAYQDEWGIFISGYAPFYDSKGTFVGVLGMDLELNNFYKRLEPINIAFEKSAVIILFIGLIIGLLILYIRKHTQKTLDNSQLYIQTVDQLHHTIREANSESIAVLKKINNRLLYRGVQKEKYQKQLYNWITHVIAYKESKQEQAAVLIGYENFDLDDLFSGLVLEMSTRQIVLEISQETKMPSRVYGPSVIYCQELVAKLIAFVADNGCSNTIRMKIGMIEEDITHIKLNCRIEGRYTENFAAYFRNYHHPAIDSNSHSNAREFDLATLINQLGRYHMVVIPLTASDVSGIVLQMHLEKHKE
- a CDS encoding DUF2589 domain-containing protein; translation: MAKKTPNNSQGIAIEQLLAAPFVAAASANAAMAKKQTAFLMDTCFDVENDDGFGEDVYHPKMISMTITKNTLLSDKEEKGTPKMEQVTSTFQVPLLTLIPFNSLSVKEVNVKFDLEIISQNDESVTTTKKGEKGKDEAQLKGAVSYDSSTKEQNQYQRRNASKLSVEMNAGTLPLPVGFTALLDLYTKNISSSSLERKAITANK
- a CDS encoding DUF2589 domain-containing protein — its product is MIKLKKLVEAINDAAEIANATLANSQDQVINDFFDQDEETERYTAKTVSINYPRTTTDGTVSEHIVEVPLLTVVPISSARIEELRFTTNLDIAIENDELLVSFSNKSAENSEWNTSTKQPSAKLDLVIKPQENTEGLNKLIEGYEKALRAQIPG
- a CDS encoding gamma-aminobutyric-acid receptor subunit beta; this translates as MNTLLDHIVRSCFVWFSVLLFGILTVYGNDKPDDADGLITHPELAGIPKTPVAMDVKIQVNKIYGINTVDETYSVDGYFVASWYNDAFDKAAQDIRIYENNNADEIIGKLIWIPAFEFINVIGNRNVSNKQIIIHPNGKITYNERFNAVFTTEMNFRKFPFDSQKFVVQLEGFSYDTNTLFFSEVTPELYYTQGEITEEWKITDKKAFISAHKYSHLNEKDPISFSRYNIEITATRSVVYYFWQFIFPLFLIISISWSVFWIKSMSDQLATSFTLMLTLVAFNFNASSILPNLPYRTFIESLITLGYLSIFINLVMIVIGNSILKKKSKASYKNLMRYCRYIFPIAFFVLTILQAIAFLY